Proteins co-encoded in one Maylandia zebra isolate NMK-2024a linkage group LG16, Mzebra_GT3a, whole genome shotgun sequence genomic window:
- the tmem177 gene encoding transmembrane protein 177 translates to MASRFLKYSVLLQKYRTPLLIASCGGVFAANMFYHVFPDVSYRQLYQAWHRGEPVVLSEKLENLFQQVLKDYGVSSPKNVSAFASFGFHPVGAGVPWLPAGAQIGIPANFNSTADDPSGITNRNIFINGKTVDWSSESGSTLKEALVFSLDAQKFAIAREVARLQSGGPVMSAAVAPFCLGGVWVYSVVLKQVFGLYGGPALLRGAVNIIALGIGAVSYFLTSDAVSQWLDYSSDRRAAGVSRDYAKGGVEFYDKILSRNKTLRSLMGQKGEDMYAPSGNLFPAHVFQLKHTPYTSRREQILALLKEEKV, encoded by the exons ATGGCGTCTCGTTTCCTGAAGTACTCCGTGCTTCTCCAGAAGTACCGCACTCCGCTGCTCATTGCGAGCTGCGGTGGAGTCTTCGCCGCCAACATGTTCTACCACGTTTTCCCTGACGTCTCCTACCGTCAGCTCTATCAGGCCTGGCACCGGGGGGAGCCGGTCGTGCTGTCGGAAAAGCTGGAAAATCTTTTTCAGCAG GTGCTGAAGGACTATGGCGTCAGCTCACCCAAGAATGTCTCGGCCTTTGCGTCCTTTGGCTTCCATCCGGTTGGCGCTGGCGTCCCGTGGCTTCCTGCGGGGGCCCAAATCGGCATCCCGGCTAACTTCAACAGCACCGCCGACGACCCGAGTGGAATTACCAATCGCAACATTTTCATCAACGGCAAAACGGTGGACTGGAGCAGTGAGTCCGGTTCGACTCTAAAGGAGGCGCTTGTGTTTTCCCTCGATGCGCAGAAGTTCGCCATAGCGCGCGAGGTGGCCCGCTTGCAGTCCGGGGGACCCGTCATGAGCGCTGCTGTCGCTCCGTTCTGCCTGGGAGGGGTTTGGGTGTACAGCGTGGTGCTGAAGCAGGTTTTCGGGCTGTACGGCGGGCCTGCGCTGCTACGCGGGGCTGTGAACATCATTGCGCTTGGCATTGGTGCTGTTTCCTACTTCCTCACCTCGGACGCCGTCAGCCAGTGGCTTGACTATAGCTCGGACCGACGTGCGGCCGGAGTGTCCCGCGATTACGCCAAAGGAGGGGTGGAGTTTTACGATAAAATTCTGTCCAGAAACAAAACGCTGCGCTCGCTGATGGGGCAGAAGGGAGAGGATATGTACGCTCCCAGTGGGAACTTGTTTCCTGCTCACGTCTTTCAGCTGAAACACACGCCGTACACCTCCAGGAGGGAGCAGATCCTCGCTCTGCTGAAAGAGGAGAAAGTATGA